In Methanonatronarchaeum sp. AMET-Sl, one genomic interval encodes:
- a CDS encoding ATP-binding cassette domain-containing protein has product MNSVIKVKNLVKKFNGIKAVDNVSFDIKTNEVFGFLGPNGAGKTTTIRILTGVLAPDDGEVEFNGVDVSKNKIKMKEKIGVAPEISNAYSELSGFQNLVLTGQLYGLSKKECIDRSKKLIKEFGLTEHSDALFKNYSKGLKRRLILAMSLINNPTILFLDEPTSGLDVKSKRFIHNKIKEINDKGVTVFLTTHNILEADQLCDRVAIINNNLIVVERPEILKNKIEETKSIIVSFSSKLDKNLLTQSQNALKVTKVGDKYRVYSNNIDGLIREVIELTEQKEIEIVSLDTKGPSLEDVFQKFTEGGSQ; this is encoded by the coding sequence ATGAATAGCGTTATAAAAGTTAAAAATTTGGTTAAAAAATTCAATGGAATTAAAGCAGTTGACAATGTTTCTTTTGATATAAAGACTAACGAGGTTTTTGGTTTCTTAGGACCAAATGGAGCTGGTAAAACTACAACTATCCGTATCCTAACTGGCGTTTTAGCTCCAGATGATGGTGAGGTGGAGTTTAATGGAGTTGATGTCTCTAAAAATAAAATAAAAATGAAAGAAAAAATAGGGGTCGCACCTGAAATCTCTAATGCATATTCTGAATTATCAGGTTTCCAAAATCTTGTTTTAACAGGCCAGCTTTATGGCCTGTCCAAAAAAGAATGTATTGATAGATCAAAAAAATTAATAAAAGAGTTTGGGTTAACCGAACATTCAGATGCTTTATTTAAAAACTATAGTAAAGGCCTAAAACGTAGATTGATTCTAGCGATGTCGTTAATAAATAACCCAACCATTCTTTTTCTAGATGAACCCACATCTGGATTGGATGTAAAAAGTAAACGATTTATCCATAATAAAATTAAAGAGATTAATGACAAAGGTGTCACTGTTTTTTTAACCACCCACAATATCTTAGAGGCCGATCAACTATGTGACAGAGTCGCTATAATCAATAATAACCTGATTGTTGTTGAACGGCCTGAAATACTTAAAAACAAAATTGAAGAAACAAAATCAATTATAGTTTCTTTTAGTAGTAAACTAGATAAAAATCTCCTTACTCAATCTCAAAATGCCTTAAAGGTTACTAAAGTCGGTGATAAATATAGGGTTTACTCTAACAACATTGATGGTTTGATAAGAGAAGTAATCGAGTTAACCGAGCAAAAAGAAATTGAAATTGTTTCTCTAGACACCAAAGGCCCTAGTTTAGAAGATGTTTTCCAGAAATTCACGGAAGGAGGAAGCCAATGA
- a CDS encoding VWA-like domain-containing protein, whose protein sequence is MNQKERLEKARVQLLLNNPFFGHLANYFQFEENTDIKGPITTKGETLVFNPKITEKYNTDELMTSIAHVIMHTALGHIWRRGNRNEVIWNASTDQAVNHLLNASGFTIPNKIELKASFRDKSAEEIYIELKKEIKEKQDTRPKEKQKQNATDNDKKTPKEKEEDRVKEKINQYKGASLENTIDSHEKWEKASKKQQKNIQEEWKRRMTEAVNHAKKDGQLPNSVERTVKKLTKPKVNWRNQLRRYVIQHARDDYNWMKPNRRLLQYNIYYPSARNEKLEIAVAIDTSGSISQKELETFLSEMKEIIGYTDNYRIILIACDAEIQNYMEINSQETTNINKTIKDFAKNLKGGGGTKYSPVLKKLKGKQIQALIYLTDGKCNEKIKKPRYDVIWAISEQGTTDRINFGKKIWIQTKNN, encoded by the coding sequence ATGAACCAAAAAGAACGATTGGAGAAAGCAAGAGTCCAACTACTCCTAAACAACCCTTTTTTCGGACACCTTGCAAACTACTTCCAGTTTGAAGAAAACACAGATATAAAAGGCCCTATAACAACAAAAGGCGAAACATTAGTTTTCAACCCCAAAATAACTGAGAAATACAATACCGATGAACTCATGACATCTATAGCTCACGTAATAATGCACACCGCCTTAGGCCATATATGGAGAAGAGGCAATAGAAACGAAGTAATATGGAACGCATCTACCGATCAAGCAGTAAACCACCTACTAAATGCCAGTGGATTCACCATCCCAAATAAAATTGAACTAAAAGCAAGTTTCAGAGATAAAAGTGCAGAAGAGATATACATAGAACTAAAAAAAGAGATAAAAGAAAAACAAGATACAAGACCAAAAGAAAAACAAAAACAAAATGCAACAGATAACGATAAAAAAACACCAAAAGAAAAAGAAGAAGATAGGGTAAAAGAAAAAATCAATCAATACAAAGGAGCAAGCCTTGAAAACACAATAGATAGCCATGAAAAATGGGAAAAAGCCTCTAAAAAACAACAAAAAAACATACAAGAAGAATGGAAACGCAGAATGACAGAAGCTGTTAATCATGCAAAAAAAGATGGACAACTACCAAATTCAGTTGAAAGAACTGTTAAAAAACTAACTAAACCTAAAGTGAATTGGAGAAACCAATTAAGAAGATACGTTATACAACACGCAAGAGACGACTATAACTGGATGAAACCAAACAGAAGACTCTTACAATACAACATATACTATCCATCCGCTAGAAATGAAAAACTTGAAATAGCAGTCGCAATAGATACAAGCGGAAGTATAAGCCAGAAAGAACTAGAAACATTTCTATCAGAAATGAAAGAAATAATAGGATATACTGACAACTACCGCATAATCCTAATCGCATGTGACGCAGAAATACAAAACTACATGGAAATAAACTCCCAAGAAACAACCAACATAAATAAAACAATCAAAGACTTCGCCAAAAACCTCAAAGGCGGAGGAGGAACCAAATACTCACCAGTACTCAAAAAACTAAAAGGAAAACAAATCCAAGCCCTAATCTACCTAACAGACGGAAAATGTAATGAAAAAATAAAAAAACCAAGATACGACGTTATCTGGGCAATATCAGAACAAGGAACCACCGACAGAATAAACTTTGGAAAAAAAATCTGGATACAAACCAAAAACAACTAA
- a CDS encoding ABC transporter permease, whose amino-acid sequence MNFDIFKKTTPLINKNLRIYYCKGPVVIFGILVPMFFFLAFSLGRDMTTVFFASGIIGMTLWFTATSVSPVITPWETREKTLERLLTMPITVRSIILADIISSSILGILITGAAIIFIAIFMDIVIYNPIVLFLALIPSAFCYSAIGSLMSAYPTDKTSDVMMVATLIKFPIIFVSGIFIPIEELPTAGLAIAYLSPLTYFVETIKNVLTGSSAIPELILIWILAIIFTIIAIKTHKKTIPKRI is encoded by the coding sequence ATGAATTTTGATATTTTCAAAAAAACGACTCCATTAATAAATAAAAATCTCCGTATTTATTATTGCAAGGGCCCCGTAGTTATTTTTGGAATATTAGTACCAATGTTCTTCTTCCTGGCTTTCAGTTTAGGAAGAGATATGACAACTGTTTTCTTTGCAAGTGGAATAATAGGAATGACTCTATGGTTTACTGCTACATCAGTTAGCCCAGTGATAACGCCTTGGGAAACCCGAGAAAAAACATTGGAACGACTATTAACAATGCCAATAACAGTAAGAAGCATAATTCTGGCAGATATCATATCTTCCTCTATCCTAGGAATATTGATAACCGGTGCAGCAATCATATTTATAGCAATATTTATGGATATCGTGATCTATAACCCAATAGTTCTATTTCTTGCTTTAATTCCATCAGCTTTTTGCTACTCTGCTATAGGCTCGTTAATGAGTGCTTATCCAACAGACAAGACATCTGACGTGATGATGGTGGCTACATTAATAAAATTCCCCATAATATTCGTCAGCGGGATATTCATACCAATAGAAGAACTACCAACAGCAGGACTTGCAATAGCCTACCTTTCCCCATTAACATACTTTGTGGAAACAATAAAAAACGTATTAACAGGCTCCAGCGCTATCCCAGAACTAATATTGATATGGATACTTGCAATCATATTTACAATAATAGCAATAAAAACACATAAAAAAACGATCCCAAAAAGAATCTAA
- a CDS encoding PH domain-containing protein, with the protein MVCFEKEPTKDEEEEFEKIEKVGGPRVNEYSGLSEKLGPHEKIQMMSTFKIKDKDKSIIALTNKRLIVYNSEKTKLLGKRRRFEDIRLEDILDIQVEERKGFDIMRITTKEQKMKMITTEGRGVKISGHIRDLQDKIQQDPVEQLERIGAEREKGNISDEEYEEKKKELMDRI; encoded by the coding sequence ATGGTTTGTTTTGAAAAAGAGCCTACTAAGGATGAAGAAGAGGAGTTTGAAAAAATTGAGAAAGTTGGTGGTCCGCGAGTCAATGAGTATTCTGGTTTAAGTGAGAAGCTTGGTCCACACGAAAAAATCCAGATGATGTCAACCTTTAAAATAAAGGATAAAGACAAATCAATAATAGCTTTAACTAACAAAAGATTGATAGTATACAATTCTGAAAAAACCAAGTTGCTTGGAAAAAGAAGGCGATTCGAAGACATTAGGCTTGAGGATATCCTTGACATACAAGTGGAAGAAAGGAAAGGTTTCGACATAATGCGGATAACAACTAAAGAACAGAAGATGAAAATGATTACAACTGAGGGTAGGGGTGTTAAGATATCTGGGCATATACGTGATCTACAGGACAAAATTCAGCAGGATCCGGTCGAACAACTAGAAAGAATTGGAGCTGAAAGGGAGAAAGGTAATATTTCAGATGAGGAATATGAAGAAAAGAAAAAAGAATTGATGGATAGGATTTGA
- a CDS encoding lysoplasmalogenase, giving the protein MLFGFLLVYLGLVFCLFFVEFGIVLLGDSVVFLRWLLKPFLMISLIGFFIVFVDLRVVDFLVVLALFLSLFGDVFLMFSGDRCFLFGLFSFFMAHLFYIVFFVVSSGASLFAVSALRYILFLPPLFVVFLFLYRFRGRLSEEGVYVFIYAFILVLMVFVSALRLPSEPLFNISVLLTYFGGFLFLVSDLLIAWSRYLFSMFLEPFIILLYGLAQLFIVIGLVLA; this is encoded by the coding sequence ATGTTGTTTGGTTTTTTATTGGTTTATTTGGGTTTGGTATTTTGTTTATTTTTTGTAGAATTTGGTATTGTGTTGTTAGGTGATAGTGTTGTTTTTTTACGTTGGTTGTTGAAGCCTTTTTTAATGATATCTTTAATTGGTTTTTTTATTGTTTTTGTTGATTTGAGGGTTGTTGACTTTCTTGTTGTTTTGGCGTTATTTTTGTCTTTATTTGGAGATGTTTTTTTGATGTTTAGTGGTGATAGGTGTTTTTTGTTTGGATTGTTTTCTTTTTTTATGGCTCATTTGTTTTATATTGTTTTTTTCGTTGTTTCAAGTGGTGCGAGTTTGTTTGCGGTTTCTGCTTTAAGGTATATATTGTTTTTACCACCATTGTTTGTGGTTTTTTTGTTCCTTTATAGGTTTAGAGGTCGTTTGAGTGAAGAAGGTGTTTATGTGTTTATTTATGCGTTTATTTTAGTTTTAATGGTTTTTGTTAGTGCTTTACGTTTGCCTTCTGAGCCTTTATTTAATATATCGGTTTTATTAACGTATTTTGGGGGTTTTTTGTTTTTGGTTTCTGATTTATTGATTGCTTGGAGTAGGTATTTATTTTCTATGTTTTTAGAGCCATTTATTATTTTGTTGTACGGTTTAGCTCAGTTATTTATAGTTATTGGTTTGGTTTTGGCTTGA